GCCCTCGGGGGCAAGATCGTCCCCTTCGCCGGCTACGAGATGCCGGTCCAGTATCCGGAGGGCATCACCGCCGAGCATGAGGCCGTCCGGAAGGCGGCCGGCCTCTTCGACGTCTCGCACATGGGCGAGTTCTTCGTTCGGGGTCCGGATGCGCTGGCGTTCATCCAACACCTGGCGGTGAACGACGCCAGCCGCCTGGAGCCCGGGCAGGCGCAGTACTCCGCCATGTGTCGCCCGGACGGCGGCATCATCGACGACCTGCTGGTCTATCGGTATCCGGATCACTGGATGCTGGTCGTCAACGGTGCCCGACGCAGCGAGGACTGGGCGTGGGCCCGCCAACAGGCGGAAGCCTTCGACGTGACCCTCGAGGACCGCTCCGACCAGATCGCGCTCCTGGCGCTGCAGGGGCCGGCTGCCCCGCGCATCCTGGGCCCGCTCACCGACCTGGATCTCGAGGCGATCGGCTACTACCGCTTCGCGGAGGGAACGGTGGACGGCGTCCCGGCCACGGTGAGCCGGACCGGGTACACCGGGGAGGACGGCTTCGAGTTGTATGTGGACGAAGCGCACGCGGTGCGCCTGTGGCGACGCCTGCTGGAGGTCGGTGCCGAGCATGGGCTCAAGCCGGCCGGGCTCGGCTCCCGGGACAGCCTGCGCCTGGAGCTGGGCTACGCACTGTACGGGAACGACCTGGACGAGACGCGCAATCCCATCGAGGGGGGCCTGTCCTGGATCGTGAAGTTCGACAAGGGCGACTTCGTCGCCCGTGACGTGCTGGAGCGGGTCAAGGCGGAAGGTCCCGCCGAGCGGTTGGTGGGCCTGCGGCTGACGGAGCGGGCGTTCCCGCGCGCAGGATATGCCGTCGTGTCCGAGGGTGCCGAAGTGGGCACGCTCACGAGCGGCACGTTGAGCCCGACCTTGGGGGAAGGGATCGCCCTGGCGTACGTGCCGGCGGCCCTGGCCAAGGCCGGCACCGAGCTGGGCGTCCGCATCCGCGGTCGTGACTTCGGCGCCCGGGTCGAACGGCCGCCGTTCTATCGGGACGGTTCCATCCGCCGGTGAGCGGGGTGCGCGTGGCCCTCCTGACGGTCAGCGACGGCTGCTTCCATGGCCAGCGCACCGACGAGAGCGGCCGGGTCCTCCGGGACTGGTGTGACACCCGCGGGTGGGCGGTGGTGGATCAGACGGTGGTGCCGGACGAGACCTCCGCCATCGTGCCTCGTCTCCTCACGTGGGCGGACCGATCGGGTGTGCAGGTGGTCCTCACCACGGGCGGCACCGGGCTCGCCCCGCGGGACGTCACGCCCGAAGCCACGGCGGCCGTGGTGGAGCGGCCCGCCGCCGGGATCGCCGAGGCGCTCCGGCGCGCGGGCGCGCAGCAGACCCGCTACGCGCCGTTGTCCCGCGGCCTCGTGGGCGTGCGCGGCGGCTGTCTGATCGTCAACCTCCCGGGCAGCCCCGCCGGGGTGCGCGACGGGCTCGAGGTCCTGGAGGGCTTCGTGGATCATGCCGGCCGCCTGATCGGCGGCGACACCGAGCATCGAGCGGGCTCCGGAGCATGAGCGAGACCGTCCTCCTCTCCACCCACCGCCTGCCCGTCGCGGGTGAGCTGCGGCCAGTCTTCCAGAAGGCCGGCTACACCGTGGAGCTGCTGACGCCCGACGAGGACGTGACGGGGGTCGACGATCCCGCGCTGCTCGTCCTGACGGGCCTCGAGGGCGACCGCGCGGCCGCTCTGGTCGAGCAGGCGCAAGCGCTGGGGATCCCCACCTTCGCGGTGCTGGAGGCGGATACGCTACCGGCACGCACGACGGCGGAGCAGTCGGGGATCGACGAGCTCTTCGTCCCGCCCTGGACGGCGGACGACGTGCTCGTCATCGCGCGCACCACCATCGGCCGCCGTCGTCTGCAGGCGCTGACCGGCATCGTGGGGGAGAGCGCGCCGATCCAGCAGGCGCTCGAACGCGTCGTGCAGATCGCCCCGGTCGATTCGACCGTGCTCGTGACGGGCGAGTCCGGGACGGGCAAGGAGTTGGTGGCGCGCGGCATCCACGCGCTCTCGCCCCGGCGCCACAAACGCTTCATCGCCGTCAACGTGGCTGCGCTGCCGGAGACGCTGCTGGAGAGCGAGCTCTTCGGCCACGAGAAGGGCGCCTTCACCGGCGCCATCGATTCGCGCCGCGGCTTCTTCGAGCTCGCGGACGGAGGCACCATCTTCCTCGACGAGATCGGGGAGATGCCGCTCCAGACCCAGACCAAGCTCCTGCGCGTCCTGGAGCAGCGGGAATTCATCCGCGTCGGCGGCGAGAAGCCCATCCGCGTGGACGTGCGCATCGTGGCCGCAACCAACCAGGAGCTGGGTCGCCTGGTGGCTCTGGGCGAATTCCGCCGCGACCTCTTCTACCGTCTCAACGTGCTCAGCATCGAGCTGCCGCCGTTGCGCGAGCGGAAGGACGACATCCCCCTCCTGGTGCGTGCGTTCGTCAGCGAGATCAGCGCCCGCCACGACCGGCCCTTCGTGGGGATCACCCCGGAGGCCATGGGGATCCTGCGGGCGCATCGGTGGCCGGGGAACGTCCGCGAGCTGCGCAACCTGGTCGAGAGCATGGTGGTGCTGGCGCCCGGACGGGAGATCCGGCCCGAGGACATCCCGGACAACATCCGGTACCGGCGCGTCGAGCCGGAGCTCGTGGAGGCCCACCTGCCCGCGCCCCGTCTGGAGACGGCGCCGGTCCCGCGGCCTGCGCCCGAGCTCGAGTTCATCTTCCGCACGCTGGTCGAGCTGCGGATGGACATGGACGACCTGCGCCGGCAGTTCGAGCTCTATCAGGAGAAGGAGCGGGTGCCTGCCGCACCCGTGGCGATCGCCCCACCGGCGCCCGCGCCCGAGCCTCCGCCGGACGAGCGGGTCGTCCTCTACCGGCCCGGGCTCACCATGGAGGAGATGGAGCGGCGGGCCATCACGGCGGCGCTGGCGCAGCACGGGGGGAATCGTCGCCGGGCCGCGCGCGAGCTGGGGATCGGCGAGCGCACGCTCTACCGGAAGCTGCAGAAGTACGAGCTCGAGCCCTGAGGCGCGGCGGCGTCGTCCGCCCCGCTTCGAGCCACGGGCGTCCCGCCCGCACCGACTTCTGCGCCGACCCGCGTCCGGCCCGGGCCGACCCCTGCCACGACGCGCGGACGGGATGCACCGACCCCTGCGCCGACGCGCGGACGGGATGCACCGACCTCTGCGCCGACGCGCCGACGGGATGCACCGACCCCTGCGCCGACGCGCGGACGGGATGCGTGGCCCCTACGAGGGCGGCGGCCCGTCGTAGCGTCGCGCCGCGCGCGCCCGTACCCGCGCCCGTTCCGCTTCCACGCGCGCCAGGATGCGGTCCCAGCCCGTCTGGAGCGCGTTCCGGTACTCCACGTCCAGGTCCGACTCCAGATCGACGCGCTGATCAAAGGCGTAGAGGGCCATCTGCGTCTCCTGCTGCCGCAGACGCTGCAGGTCCCATCCGGGCGTGATCGGCACGATCGCCTGCGGTCGGAAGCGGAGACCGAGGCTCAGGAGGTTGAGGTCCTCGGGCTGGAACGGGACGTCGGGCTGGTACGAGAAGAACGAGACCAGGAAGACGTGGAGCGAGTCCTGGAGCGCACGCTCGTCCAGCTCGGCGCGTCGGGACCGGGCAAGGGAGGAGAGCCGCTGGTAGGTATCCGGAGCGGTCAGACGGATGATCGATTCGTCCAGCGGCGTCACCTTGATCAGGAGCGCCTCGTGCTGGAGATCGAGCGTGATCTCGTCCTGGCGCAGGCTGCCCAGGCCCGGCGGCACCGGCGCGACCGCCCCGCCGCCCGTCGGGGGCAACCCGTTGGCGGAGGCGGTGCAGGCGCCCACGACGGTCGCCAGCGCCGCAGCGCCCAGCCAGCGCGGGACGCGCGTCACACGCCCTCCCCGCCACCCAGGAGGGCTTCGACGGCCTCCAGCAGGGCCTCCTTCCCCTCGCCGGTCCGCGCCGAGAAGGGGAGGACCTGGCCGGGGTCCACCCCCAGGCGCGCCGCCACCTCCGCGGTGGCCTGCGCGCGCCGCTCCTTTCCCACCTTGTCCGACTTGGTGAGGACGATGAGCGTCGGCAGGCCCAGGGCCCCCAGGCGCTCGATCATCGCCAGGTCGTCGCGCGTGGGGTCGTGTCGGATGTCGATCAGCTGCACGATCCCTCGAGGCGCCCACTCCGCGCGCAGGTAGCCGTCGATCAAGGCGGCCCACCCTTCGCGCTGCGTGCGGGGCACCTTGGCGTAGCCGTACCCCGGCAGGTCCACGAGCAGGAACGCGTCGTTGACGCGGAAGAAGTTCAGCGTCTGCGTCTTGCCGGGCGTGGCCGACACGTGGGCGACCCGTGTGCGGGTGCGGCCCAGCATCGTGTTGATCAACGACGACTTCCCCACGTTGGAGCGCCCGGAGAAGGCGATCTGCGGCAGGTCCGACGGTGGGGGGGTGGCCGGATCGGCCACCGACGTGACGAACTCCACGGAGCGGATGATCACTGGGAGAACTGGGCGCCCAGCTCGGTGCCGTCGCGGAGGGGAGGGCGGGTGCGCAGCGGGCGGTGCAGCAACGCGGCGTCGA
Above is a window of Gemmatimonadota bacterium DNA encoding:
- the yihA gene encoding ribosome biogenesis GTP-binding protein YihA/YsxC → MIIRSVEFVTSVADPATPPPSDLPQIAFSGRSNVGKSSLINTMLGRTRTRVAHVSATPGKTQTLNFFRVNDAFLLVDLPGYGYAKVPRTQREGWAALIDGYLRAEWAPRGIVQLIDIRHDPTRDDLAMIERLGALGLPTLIVLTKSDKVGKERRAQATAEVAARLGVDPGQVLPFSARTGEGKEALLEAVEALLGGGEGV
- a CDS encoding sigma 54-interacting transcriptional regulator, which translates into the protein MSETVLLSTHRLPVAGELRPVFQKAGYTVELLTPDEDVTGVDDPALLVLTGLEGDRAAALVEQAQALGIPTFAVLEADTLPARTTAEQSGIDELFVPPWTADDVLVIARTTIGRRRLQALTGIVGESAPIQQALERVVQIAPVDSTVLVTGESGTGKELVARGIHALSPRRHKRFIAVNVAALPETLLESELFGHEKGAFTGAIDSRRGFFELADGGTIFLDEIGEMPLQTQTKLLRVLEQREFIRVGGEKPIRVDVRIVAATNQELGRLVALGEFRRDLFYRLNVLSIELPPLRERKDDIPLLVRAFVSEISARHDRPFVGITPEAMGILRAHRWPGNVRELRNLVESMVVLAPGREIRPEDIPDNIRYRRVEPELVEAHLPAPRLETAPVPRPAPELEFIFRTLVELRMDMDDLRRQFELYQEKERVPAAPVAIAPPAPAPEPPPDERVVLYRPGLTMEEMERRAITAALAQHGGNRRRAARELGIGERTLYRKLQKYELEP
- the gcvT gene encoding glycine cleavage system aminomethyltransferase GcvT, which produces MLKRTPLFEEHQALGGKIVPFAGYEMPVQYPEGITAEHEAVRKAAGLFDVSHMGEFFVRGPDALAFIQHLAVNDASRLEPGQAQYSAMCRPDGGIIDDLLVYRYPDHWMLVVNGARRSEDWAWARQQAEAFDVTLEDRSDQIALLALQGPAAPRILGPLTDLDLEAIGYYRFAEGTVDGVPATVSRTGYTGEDGFELYVDEAHAVRLWRRLLEVGAEHGLKPAGLGSRDSLRLELGYALYGNDLDETRNPIEGGLSWIVKFDKGDFVARDVLERVKAEGPAERLVGLRLTERAFPRAGYAVVSEGAEVGTLTSGTLSPTLGEGIALAYVPAALAKAGTELGVRIRGRDFGARVERPPFYRDGSIRR
- a CDS encoding MogA/MoaB family molybdenum cofactor biosynthesis protein translates to MSGVRVALLTVSDGCFHGQRTDESGRVLRDWCDTRGWAVVDQTVVPDETSAIVPRLLTWADRSGVQVVLTTGGTGLAPRDVTPEATAAVVERPAAGIAEALRRAGAQQTRYAPLSRGLVGVRGGCLIVNLPGSPAGVRDGLEVLEGFVDHAGRLIGGDTEHRAGSGA